TAAAGGTTCGATCTTATATATAAAACCGTCCCATATTGCACTAAGGTAATTTTTAAGTGGCCAGATATCAAATATCACATATTTAATTCACTTAAAAACACTAAACACTCTGATTTACGAGGGTAAAGGTTATAACTAGGGATGAAAAtttatcgaaaatatcgatatATTAAAGTTAACATAGAGCAATAtactgaaaatataaattttttagtatactaaaaaaatatgataaaatatgatACTATGccgaaatttttaaaattttaatacatcgatgtatatatatataaaaaaaagtaaggataaagaatgaaaatttaGTGTCATAAATGATGTGATGCACTTGAGTGgacttgaaaaatgaaatttatctCTCCCTATTAAATTTCAagtaaatttcatttttcaagtccactcgtgtattgtaatatcattctcaaaattattaatgacaATAAATTTCCactaccaaaataatatttataaattaagaatatataatacttattattaatcaatcttagtaaattcattttattttcttaatagaCTTTAGACTCAATTttataagtaattattttttctctcaaacttaaataaatttattttatatgttaatttaattataaaaacttaattattttaaataaatcaaaatataattaaactttaatattatttggtaTGAACGGTATAATAGCGATATTGTATCGTAATCACGGTATTCCATCAATGATCGATATTATAATACTGAGATTTTGGTATACTGAAATAATGATACAGAAACAACAGTATGTTTTTTCCTTATCGAAACTTTTAATACGATATATCGCTCCGACCCACCCTGAGTTATATCTGTGGAATCATGTTAACCATAAGTAGATAAAAGAAATATGTGGGGTTTAATTTATGTGGACAGAATAACTTAATAAATCTAGAACCAGAAATATATAGGTAGATTAAGccaaataattattgttattaattaaggTGGTGGGAAGAATAATTAAggttttgtttatattattataatatttgagaaaaagtAGAAAACAAATAGAAATGAATATGCGGTTGTAAGTTGCTGCCTGATAGGTTTGCTGTCAAGATTTAGTTCTAACAATCCTTAAAGCATGTTTAATGTTATCCTTAATTATGCTTATCAAGTTGCTAGCTAGATTCATGGCAGAGACATTGCCAGCAAACTGTcagatttaatatttttaattaagagagattaattataatgttttagtGATTATGATGactgttattaattaattatctattgGGTTGATTAGCATAATGTCACAAATGgataagaatataataataatatctcaaACAATTACTATAGCTTAGCTTTACTTTACTTGTTCATCATATACACCAATAATTAATTGTTAGTGCTTTTCACTTGTCAAGATAGATGAAGCAGAAATTCTTGagttaattttttacattttattactAAGTCAATTTTCCTTTatcttgtttgtttttattgtgtttctttataaaaaaaaatgattatttactATTGAGATAAATAAACActatttagaattattattttcttttagaaaggaaaaggaaaaagaagGGGACATATTGGGGTGGGGGCCCTAAAATTGATAACAAAGACCCTAAATTTGGAGGTGATTGATCTTGAACCTCACTTCCAAAGTTGGTTCATACTTTTGTTAGGACAGTGATAGCCAATTCATCATGTCAATGTTGAATCTTCTCATTGTCAAATAAGGGCTTTTACTATATTCATTAAAGTTGTGCTTAGCATAAGTGATAAGTTTTCTATGAACATCTTGATTGAAATTATGTATTAGTctcctttaaaaaaatatctagtctaaaaacaagattttttttgttagtatttttgttTAGACTAAGTATCATTGAACAGATATTCTAACAAATCGTCAAAACCTCATAATATAGGTAAAAACACGTGCACGAAATACCATCACATTGTAATTCAATGAGGGGATGCACTTGGCTAGATTGTTTTGAGATTGTTTCCATAATGTTTAGTTAATTCCactaaacaaaacaatctaatTATGAGAAAGATATAACAATGTGTCAATTGCATCTTCCTTGCCTAATTATTCACCTTAATGGGTTCCTATTACTTCTATGTATTGAAAAGTAGTTTGTATgctatttgagttttaattagGTAATCAACTTGATCTCTAACTTCGATAATGGGGTGgataaagatatttttaaaaaataactactACTAGTCAACTCCCTAGATAACCCGAGCTTGCGGTTCGAGTGGGATCGAAATTGTAGGTTATTAAGTGATTTATAGCTGGTTTAAAGATAATATGAAATGGGTGAAGATCAAAATCTAGTGGGTctcaagtttaaaaataatgcTCATTGAGTCACCAATgatattaataaacatatatagtGATAAGAATTTTTTGTTATAAAGAAaactaacattattttattgtaCATATCGTCATCAATCATTAGGCGCCATTGGCTTAAAAGAGACCTATCTTATGCCTATGCTAGTACTAAATGCTAATGAAATTGGCTACccaataattattcaaaattaaatatatgccATTACTTTTTAAAGATTGACTATAAtacccattaattaattattgtaatattgcTTCCAAGACTTTCTTACCTGAAAATTTTCAGTCCACATGTCATATATctctttttaacatcattatcCATCATTGGCATTTACAATTCATGCATGAGAAGAAAACATATGATAGCCACATCATGCAttcatctttttcttctttttttttacttaattcttcaaaagttaattagttgttttgaagaaaaaatgatCATAGATATTTCAAAGATGAATAAAACCCTAGAAAATATTGTGAATAAAGATAACATGAGAGAACATATCTCAACTACACATATAGTCAACCTTAGCCAAACAAAATTAATGCAATTCAACTATTAACACAAACAGGATTTTAAATTTAGCATCATGTATGAGATCATAGAAAGTTACTTACTTGGTTAGCTTAGTGGTAAGAGGCTTTGACTAAAGAACTTGCAATCTTGAAGTTGTTTGGCTAGCCTCCTCTATGGATTAGTCGAGGTGCGCGAAAAGTTTACCTTAACCTggtttaagaagaaaaaaaaaggttaaattaACTCACAATTATTTTCCCAAGTGCACTTCCTATCCATATTTCAGCTCATGAATTCAATTGTGGggtatatataatattggtATGACCCACTAATTTCCCTATAAAATCCTCCCATCTTTGCTTCCATCATCCCCTACTACCTTCTCCCAACATCCTCAGCAAACCTAACTTGTATCTTCTCTTCTCTATTTCTCCTTTCACATTGACAAAGAAAGAAGAAGCCATGATGATCCCATCAGAGAACAACTTCATGATCAACAACAACCCATGTCCCTTTCCCTTTAATAACAACATCATAACCACCATGACTCATAATAACAACAACGGTTTCTTTGGCAACTTCCCCATTTCACAAACCACTTACGATTTTGTTCCCCAGCCATCGTGTCTCCTCGGGTATAACTCGACCTCAGATGAAACCGAGGAGGAATTACACCAGCAGCAGCCAGGAATGGTTGAcgagaggaagaagagaaggatGATCTCCAACAGGGAGTCGGCTAGGAGATCGAGGATGAGAAAGCAGAAGCATCTTGATGAACTTTGCTCACAGGTCATGCGGTTGAGAATGGAGAACCAAAACCTCATCAATAAGTTGAACCATGTGGCTGAGTGCCATGACAAGGTCCAAAGAGAGAATACTAGACTCAAGGAAGAGGCTTCCGACCTTCACCAGATGGTTTCGGACCTCGGAATTGATAGTAGTAGTAGTCCATTCTCACTTCTAGTTGCGGATCTTCTTGAGGATGTTAACTGTAATACCGCTCATCTCAGAGCAGAGTCCTCCAACCAAAAAAGCATGACATCTTCATCAAGTCTGCTTCACTGAGAATCATTTCTTAACTTTTTTGTTGTCAGCTTGTATCTGTCTAAGTGAGAAATAACTATCTTATGAACTCTGTTTTACCGCATCAAAATCAGTTATCCATAATGAATTCCATTTTTCTTCTCACGGTTAATATTTTAAGCATCCCACTAACTGCAATCATGGAAAAGAAAAAATCTGGAGATGGatctgaaaaaaaattaaaaatgaaaaagggaACAGGATGCAGTGACGTCGAGAAAAGGCCCCATGAGCAGTTCTGTTATGCACACAGACAATGAATGAGACAATTTGTGGTGGAAGTGGTGCTGATAGTGGCTTATATAATTCAATGGAGAAAGAAAATACTGTAACAACCAAAGCCATGAAAAGGCAGTCCACTAAAAGCTTTTGTCCCTATTATGGTCTTTACTTGTTTACACCATCTTTAAGTTGTTTATATCGAATATAGATGTATTTCAAATAGACAAGATTTCAGGTGCTGCTAGGACAGTAAGTGTTCACAGGTTTTCCCACAGAAATACAATAGACATGTCCTCTATATGCCTCCCACTTCAAATTATTAATGCAATCCACTCTCCATTATCTAAATCTTAATCATAGTTGATAATTCCTATATGCAGATTTGATTATGTGACTTGATACACATAGCCATTCAGTATGAACATAGAAACTCAATTGTCTCCTGTAAAAAATGATTTCAGCTGTGTCGGCTGGAAATTTATCAAAGATGAGATAGTTATATATCGTTCCACTAAATCAAAAATGGAAAAGTTGAAGGTAGGCATTGTTTGATTCTAGCTTAAACAATTACAAAAgtggttttttttataaagtaagATTCTTTTTCATTGATGTACGATAAATATGAAGTGAATACAATAGTTTATGAATCTTTATATAACTATTGTGAATACTAATCTAAGTACAAATTAAATACTAATATAAATAGGAATTGGAATAGGAAtcaaatattattctaattaggAATCTAGCTCAACtaaaactataaattataagtaagataattataaaattgaagaaAGAAGCTCAATTTGATTCATTAACTTACATCAATGGCTCGTTTTTCTTCTTAAACTTGTGTGGGGCTTGTATTGCttataaaactttttaaaatggatcaaattattttttggtaaatCTGTTAATTGTCACCCATTATTCtcaattttctttcaaattaagTGCATAACAAGAATTTAACAAAGATAACAAGAAGAAACATACAACGAgatataattaatcattttatgtAAATAACGAGATTAAGTTCATTAAGCAAAACGAGTCATCTCTAAGTTGAGAAAGCAAAACGAGTCTTTAATACAAGTTCAGTAAGTAAAATGAGCTTCTTTCCAATATCTGAATATATGTAAAACTATTTGTCTATCAATCAAACAAATAGCCTTTCCAATCAGAGaatgacaaaaatatatatatctaatagtTAAATACCttataaaaaatcttttaaaaaaactaagtttagaaagttttttttttaaggttttcGATTCCAAACTAGAAGCTTAATCAATTGATTCATATAATTTCACATGTTATGAAGAAAAAACAACAATGCAAACAAGTTGTGATAAGGATACCACAAATGAAATTAATCATAAATTTCCAAATGTTCTTTATGCAatcattttattcttttcatCATAGAATTAAGCTCGTTTTTCACTATGGGAATGGACATTCGGTCAGTTTTGGGGACGATACTTGGTGTGGTGATAAGTGTTTGATGTATGTTTTCATTTTAACACAACGATAATTTCATGTAAAAATTGAACTgatattctatttaaacatgttttttgaaatttggaataaaaatgcgatattttattcaaataatgtCCCATGTCTTCTAGCAAAACTTATAAAAACCTAATTGGGATCAGCAACAACATAAAACTAAGCACATGCTCCTATAACCATTAACTCCTTAAAATATCATACTTTGCTATCGTCATTATCCACTAAAGCAAAACAATACAATTTTACATCTTGATCAACAGGCGAAATCATTAAACAATACCTAATCATTATCAAGTAGCTGATCAGAGTTATAATCCTAAAACAATGTATCTGCCTATTCAACTCaagattttattcaaataatacaattaaaaggcaaaatcaataaaaacagtAGTTACAAAGAACAATGAATTTACATTGCTCAATCAATGTCTAGAAATTTTATGCCCTAGAATAGAAATTAGACCGTTTCTCAGTCTTATGCAAcgataaatgaatataaaagaaGCAAAATGAACATCAAAGAGCGTCAAAAGTAAAACATAGGTTTCGGAAAAAGTGAGAAGACAGATTATATCGATAAAAGTATGTTTGAGAAGAGCAGTTACAGTATGAATTGCAATGTCGAAGATGTAATACAGTTGGAGAAAAAGTTTTACATAAAATTTACCTTCAAATCTTGGAGAAGACGGACGGATTTGATTACTTTGGAGAAAAAAGGTACAGGTTatagagagaggagagagaatttcAGTTGGCGCGTTTTCTTGGTAGTGGGCTTTATTTATTGGACTTGGATATTCACCTCCTGGCTCCTGCTTCTCCGCTCTTGGACTATCAATAGCCCAAAAAGAGGCAATAAGGTTACGAGCCCaagtgataaaaaataattaatattaatataaaaaattaaaatacaaaaatatcaatcacacttttaatattaaatatatatatatatatatatatatatttgaaatttttattttttatttttttttaaagtacaTTTGTTGGATGTgagattatttagaaaaaaaaatatgagatttttaacattattttgtttaattattattttttaacgtTAATACGAGAGTTGATTTAAGCGGGATGGAAATTAAGGAATTCCAACTCATTTTCGGTTCAACAATTTCAACgtgtacatttttttttattattaaataggtAGTTATTGTATATTAGATTcgaattattatcattttagttatgcgataatttatttcaaatccACGTCTTACTTTgatctaacatttttttaatttagtttatcacatttataagaaaaatattgtattcttGTTGAtgatttattagaaaaaataattgaagatctaactttaatatattagttaaagaGAATTGCTTTTTTTCATGagatagaaaattatttattggaGCTTATTAATACGGTAACAAATAAtagtaacattttatttaaattagaatacttttaagtaaaattaaactttaaactttatattcgtgaataaaaaataatttctagtTGAACTACTTCAGGTTAAAACAAGGGtgaaaattagatttttgaaaaaaccctAAAGCAATCTTCCACAAATTAGAATGATGATTCAAATTAAGAATGACAATGGATACTTTATGTTATGTTGAATGAACCCTATACCCAAAATATGACTATGTTACTAAAAAAATGTATGTATATAACATTCCAGGTTACTTTAAAATGTTTTAGTATGTATtactaaaatataaacaaaaaaaaaaatgtatttaaataagGTACAAAATTAAGGATTATCGTACTCTACTCTCCAAATAGCAACTCTTCACAAAATCTCACTAAGTTACTCGGGTTAGAGCGTAAGCTAGTGATGCTTTAGAGCTCTAGTGATGCTTTGACTACTGACTTTCACCATCTACGATTTTTTTAAcaggtttattttaaattatcattatctTTGTTAATGTCTCGGattgaaataaattactatAATTCGTCCCCGCTAGAGGAACGCATCTCATTACATCAATTAGTATGTATGAGAGGATTAATATCGAATCTCCATGAACAAATGATTGATTTACTGAAAAAAGATAGCAAAAAAATCATTCCTAGAGTCAAGACTAAGAGAAATGTATAAACCAAAGCTTCCATCTCTGAATTTTTGTTGTTCATCCATCGCCGTAATAATATCTCGCGGTTTGCAACGATAACTTGGTATATCTACCATGCGaccattaattaaaatatgtctATTAATGTCGGATCCCCAATGATAAATGGTTGATTTACCCATTCAAAACAATTTACGTGAAGGACTCTctttaacataatatataatttcttgtTATAGAGCCCGCAAAGGGGTTGGTGGTACATGATTGTCGTCATCTCGTGCCGTAAGGTGTTGGGTTAAGTCCCGTAACGAGCGCAACCCTCTTGTTTAGTTGTCATTGTTTCTGGGACCTGAGGGATGAGACTCTTGAAGAAtctaaaaaatgtaatatatttaatatattggagAATCATAAACTTACCTTGAATAATATCCTCCATGATCTTGCTCTTGTTAAAAATCTAGTTTTTGTTCGTAAATTCACTACGAATAATTCTGTGTCGGTTGAATTTGATCCTTTTGGTTTTTCTGTTAAAGGTTTTCGGACGGGGACGCGTCTAATGAGATGTGACAGCCGGGAGATATATATCTGGTCACAACTGAGAGACAAGTGTCGTCTTCTATTTTTGCTGCTTTGTCGCCATCCTTGTGGCATAATCGCCTAGGTCATCCTGACAACTATAGTTTGAATCtcttagattaaataaattaattcattgtaATAAAcatgtttctcatatttttcattCGTGTTCATTGGGAAAACATGTTCTTTTTCCGTTTAAGGCTTCTTCTTCGACTTTTTTATTACCGTTTCACATTATTCATAGTGATGTATGGACGTCTCCTATGTTAAGTTCTATGAccataaatattatgttttgtttcttaatgatttttcatcttttttgtgGACTTCCCTTTATCTCATAAATCTCAAGTGTTTAGTGCTTTCTTGCAATTTCGAACACTCGTCAAAACCCAATTTGAGAGAGATATACAAACTTTTCAATGTGATAATAGGAGAGGATTTGATAATCATTCGTTTAAAGAATTTGCATCTACGCATGAGATGACTTTTCGCTTCTCATGTCCTCACACTTCGTCTCAGAACGGCAAAGCCGAAAGACAATTTTGTACTATTAGAGCCGTCAATTTGGGTTAGGACCGTTGGGTTGGCCCACCcatctaaataatttagatgGGTTTGGTTGAAATATTAGCAACCCATTTTAAAGTGGGCTTACATGGGCCAGCTTGTTCGGGTTGCGGGCCTAGGCGGGTCGGGCTGGGGTTGGCCTGCGGGTTggcaaaaaaaatctaatatgatTTATAGCCTTATAGCATATGCTGCATAGccctatttttttctctctcatgtAGCACTGTAGCAGTCAATACTCAATATTTCGCCCATTAGCCTCCGACTACTTATTTGTTCTGCAtttcttctcttcgttctcgccttcaagggttcgtggattcaaacttggttccAGACTATAACAGTCAATACTTAAATACTTCGCCCATTGGTCGTTGACAACTTATTTGTTTCGCAtttcttctcttcgttctcaattgatgatatttaaagattgttgactttactgaaatttctattttatgaaattttcaaattttagttattttgttgAACTATTTGGTCAATTGATGTGTAACGATAGACAAGACTTTTGTTTGGTgtgtattatgactatttgatcatgtttttGAATTCTTGTTTTCTAgaactattaataatttttatttgtaatgagACAACCCGCATGCTGGCTCGCCTAACCCGCAACCCACATTGGATTGGGGATTTTTAGCCTGCCGGGATGGTGGGTCGGTCCGCCATCGACCCGTCAAACGATGGGTTTTGGTGGGTGGGCCCGCCCTGCCATGAGTTGGCTCGTCTGACCGCTCTACGTACTATCAATAATATGATTCGTACTTTACTCACTCATGCCAAGATACCCACCTCATTTTGGCATCATGCTCTCGATATTGTCACATACTTCCTAAATATTTTTCCGCGTACATGACATACGTTACTCTGTTACAACGTTTATACCGCAATGATCCAACATATGACTATTTACGCGTGTTTGAGTGTTTGTGTTTCCCATCTATTTCCATCCACGGCGTTTCATAAACTTCTTCCACGTTCTACCACATATGTCTTTCTTGGATACCCATCGAATCACCGATGCTATAAGTGTTTTGAcatatcaaatgataaaatcattatttgtcGTCACGTCATATTTGATGAGTCTCGTTTCTTTTTGTTGAAATTCAATCCCCTCTACTCTCGTATGATTTTCTCGATGATCCTCCATCACCATATGTGATTTATCATTAGTCGGTGAActcattaatctttttaaatatatctgaTCTCCTTAGCTCCTTAACGTTAGATTTTATATTATAGGGAacatttttacttatattttcatCGTTTCTTTCAAATGGTTAATCTTGTTATCTTTCGGgtgtacattttatttttatattgtttttttaatatacttaaactattatatttttatcctattatatttttttaatcttatatatatttgaggtttattattgtataattgaatttattttgtttaataaaaaattatttgatattttaaaatgaccATGAAATATTGTTTGAGCCAGACCTGTGGTTGGACCGAGCGGATGATCGAAGGAGATAAGTGTCCGCATTCCCAGACGATCTCTGAAGAACGGACAACGCATCTCTCTTTCCATCCTCATCTTCATTCTGATTGATGTACACGTACTATATACAAATGGAACAATTCCTATACGCGGCATCATCTCCAGCCTGAATTGCAGACAGAATCCGAAAGAAGGAGGAAGAAGGGAAATGTTGGCTCTAGGATTCAATATTCAATATTTCCTAGATTTGTTCGTTGCCGGCTTTTCCCTTATGATCGGATTGGGTTTCTTCACTTTCATTGCCGCCATTCTCTGCTCTATCGCTTTCTTGCATAACGCCAGAGATGTCTAAGCCTTCTTTTTAGGTAACCTAATCTCTATTTCATCATTATTGCTAGATAGATCTGTTCATTAATATGGTTTCCTTTTTATCTCTTCAATTTTGTTTAATCTTTAATCATCAGGAACTTTAATTGAGTTTTAGGCTGTATTATCATTATCCAGAATCATTTGTTTGTTGGATGCCATTCACAGATTGATCTGAAGATTTGTTGAGCTCTGAATGATTTCATTACAAAGAGGCTTTTAGGGTTATTTCAATTTGACTTTGAGAAATTCTTATGGATTATGCTGGGTGG
This is a stretch of genomic DNA from Impatiens glandulifera chromosome 4, dImpGla2.1, whole genome shotgun sequence. It encodes these proteins:
- the LOC124936204 gene encoding basic leucine zipper 43-like, with product MMIPSENNFMINNNPCPFPFNNNIITTMTHNNNNGFFGNFPISQTTYDFVPQPSCLLGYNSTSDETEEELHQQQPGMVDERKKRRMISNRESARRSRMRKQKHLDELCSQVMRLRMENQNLINKLNHVAECHDKVQRENTRLKEEASDLHQMVSDLGIDSSSSPFSLLVADLLEDVNCNTAHLRAESSNQKSMTSSSSLLH